A section of the Phycodurus eques isolate BA_2022a chromosome 4, UOR_Pequ_1.1, whole genome shotgun sequence genome encodes:
- the LOC133401945 gene encoding uncharacterized protein LOC133401945 — protein sequence MCGRGNGLMCSKPRCPARGSFNRQTQVTNGGRRLAFDGHKTFCSPTGAESPEGGSSGRQPDVSVVGIPDPITWIRCKVILLLVELCFDLDVNSNDFERGVKQVLKPEFESRICLCVSGVHVSSLMSKGKYCELIGVVSTESDRCQPLSQHHRQHLAVFTDYIIFVLPQDVSVVVDTHGRKFCTVIMRLWHLTTLDGPDDPEGTRIFRVSPGPENHPAEESGHGCLLVPS from the exons ATGTGCGGCCGGGGGAACGGCCTGATGTGCAGCAAGCCCCGGTGTCCCGCTCGGGGATCATTCAACCGGCAGACGCAGGTAACGAACGGCGGGAGGAGGCTCGCGTTCGACGGGCACAAAACGTTCTGCTCGCCGACCGGAGCTGAGAGTCCGGAGGGAGGGAGCTCTGGCCGGCAACCCGACGTCTCGGTGGTGGGCATCCCGGACCCGATCACATGGATCCGGTGTAAAGTGATCTTGCTCCTCGTTGAGCTCTGCTTTGACCTGGATGTCAATTCGAATGACTTTGAAAGAGGAGTGAAGCAG GTtttgaaacccgaatttgaaagccgtatctgtctgtgtgtgtcaggCGTGCACGTTTCCAGCTTGATGTCCAAAGGAAAATACTGTGAACTCATTGGCGTGGTTTCCACTGAG TCCGATAGGTGTCAGCCTCTCTCGCAGCATCACAGGCAGCATCTGGCCGTCTTCACGGACTACATCATATTTGTGTTACCGCAGGACGTCTCCGTCGTCGTTGATACGCATG gTAGAAAGTTTTGCACTGTCATCATGAGGCTTTGGCATCTGACGACACTGGATGGTCCCGACGACCCTGAAGGCACCAGAATATTCCGAGTATCCCCCGGACCAGAAAACCATCCCGCGGAAGAAAGTGGCCACGGCTGTCTACTA GTTCCATCGTGA